The Cydia amplana chromosome 9, ilCydAmpl1.1, whole genome shotgun sequence genome includes a region encoding these proteins:
- the LOC134650935 gene encoding LOW QUALITY PROTEIN: uncharacterized protein LOC134650935 (The sequence of the model RefSeq protein was modified relative to this genomic sequence to represent the inferred CDS: substituted 1 base at 1 genomic stop codon), with protein sequence MIANGLESTAMETEELTKLVDGIYKNILDKFNPGARQMITAGKAYLKALHGAAAASRLYVDAVGKLGRQAQQGTWGGCADIGTALMKVVEVYREIQDQQMNILKAFYVDLLVPLETNLEKDTKVVQSEQKRFLQQHKLRSESYSKAAATIKKQRKKKTNVTKVGSAMDKEMKNMQILEEEKTKLDAFCEQSLKNAMTQERRRYGFVLERQCSLAKHWLAYHSSGAAAYNTGLDEWLEVSRTREYLPPNVEAMFVSRMRQVSFWADEEVYASPRAGDDDDRASVGSALRKTRSVDASCLDVRSIGDLGSPAQGLSRAKSDFNLQASLHTGEQDVDSRPATRPSSLAPPPCTTREPPLARALYAYSAAGDNQLSFQQGDVLALLGERTKGWQYGENMRTHHAGWFPLAYTEPIADDEDDLTXRDFFNSSPARWGCAQTPSEAPPPAPVSHTTPSTHQHPPTRMFGDTVTAHHVNKGRLGNGSPGLPPTLPAPSPSALSSSASATFHSSTPAAVATSAIKNSTSAASFTTHAVIETRTFGPQTLPLRSQISQNKAGPAKTAVSAVGAVGNVSLHSSNDSGFSNEPPPQPDVDYSDEEAQRLRVPISKSAQHSNDHKAYLLKTQSLRRGPKPNNVNGYLTDDQQLMLRNMLEMDKDSQKVKRTKSFWKFGRTTNEEIMEGMSLWQHRDIVDTVPEYKKKLFVKIKKDLRPAPEVPETRNQMTPEKTPPIENGQSRPQETIDRKDIKVTNGIRQAKSLGSIENEERVERIRKSEVYHQNQALNKKTSSEKVIAEEKLEDIVPRNESRHSDLTNTSTIKTNFENSFYNDENGEGFVMKTVKRREILQRYDNDSGSDVNSVASSTDPYDCIIVDDHMTSRKQQELDKRRQTQAMEDDFKKRKENAYMPEFEEIEVTPIKPHVRATLSSDKAKRSSHEHSPPKTMEFKTFKDNSKDVKTFSASSETLKYKDNEPLTDRYGIPTERNNNDIRNENAYNGRDEGTLKYNKKRSSKEEKIRQPQTFDNGHHNKKEYPQAEIRATKKDMRPYESREPRIDYSLERRAVRKDTNPRDNRDPRIKNRGQRSYDDSSLQYNGRTDRYYESNISYFSDQERRVSRYDYETDSKKAEKTKMRQEEARLEARRLMDRRTEGPYSESDDQKFNEALKQQRPQLLPRTKLLKRPVEGGELPEEGHTFGPWYDLWGRETSVYK encoded by the exons AACATTTTGGACAAGTTCAATCCTGGGGCCCGGCAGATGATAACGGCTGGGAAGGCGTATTTAAAAGCTTTACATG GAGCTGCCGCAGCGTCTCGGTTGTACGTGGACGCAGTGGGCAAGCTGGGTCGTCAGGCCCAGCAGGGCACCTGGGGAGGATGTGCAGACATAG GGACCGCCTTAATGAAAGTCGTGGAAGTTTACCGAGAAATACAAGACCAGCAAATGAATATC TTGAAGGCGTTCTACGTGGATCTTCTGGTTCCCTTGGAGACAAATCTGGAGAAAGACACGAAAGTAGTGCAG TCAGAACAGAAGCGATTCCTGCAGCAACATAAACTGAGGTCTGAAAGCTACAGCAAGGCCGCCGCCACCATCAAGAAGCAACGGAAGAAGAAGACTAACGTTACCAAGGTCGGCTCTGCGATGGACAAAGAAATGAAG AACATGCAAATTTTGGAAGAGGAAAAAACAAAACTGGATGCGTTTTGTGAACAaagcttgaaaaat GCAATGACCCAAGAGCGCCGCCGCTACGGCTTCGTTTTGGAGCGACAGTGCTCCCTGGCAAAACACTGGCTGGCTTACCACTCCTCAGGCGCTGCTGCATACAACACAGGCTTGGACGAGTGGCTTGAAGTGTCTAGGACCAGGGAGTACCTGCCGCCCAATGTGGAGGCCATGTTCGTGAGCAGAATGAGG CAAGTCTCATTCTGGGCTGACGAGGAAGTATACGCCAGTCCTCGCGCTGGAGACGATGATGACCGCGCTTCAGTCGGGTCTGCTCTGAGGAAGACCAGGTCCGTCGACGCGTCGTGCCTCGATGTGAGGTCTATTGGGGACCTGGGCTCACCGGCACAGGGTCTGTCGAGGGCTAAATCTGACTTCAATCTGCAAGCCAGCTTACACACTGGTGAACAAG acGTCGATTCCCGTCCAGCAACGCGTCCATCATCATTAGCGCCTCCACCATGCACAACCCGGGAACCACCGCTAGCGCGAGCTCTTTACGCCTACTCGGCCGCCGGCGACAACCAGCTCAGCTTCCAGCAGGGAGATGTGCTAGCCCTGCTTGGGGAGCGTACCAAGGGATGGCAGTATGGGGAAAACATGCGCACCCATCATGCAGGCTGGTTCCCGCTGGCATATACTGAGCCGATAGCTGATGAT GAAGATGATTTAACATAACGTGACTTCTTTAACAGCTCTCCAGCCCGCTGGGGTTGCGCTCAGACCCCTAGCGAAGCCCCGCCGCCGGCCCCTGTCTCGCATACTACTCCGAGCACGCACCAGCACCCTCCGACACGCATGTTTGGAGACACCGTCACCGCTCATCATGTTAACAAG GGTCGCCTCGGCAACGGTTCTCCTGGCCTGCCGCCAACCCTGCCGGCTCCGTCGCCCAGCGCGCTGAGTTCGTCGGCCAGCGCCACGTTCCACTCGTCCACGCCCGCTGCTGTGGCTACCAGCGCTATCAAGAACTCGACATCAGCCGCTAGCTTCACGACACACGCTGTTATTGAGACTAGGACTTTCGGTCCGCAAACGCTACCGTTACGTTCTCAG ATATCTCAAAACAAAGCTGGCCCAGCAAAAACAGCCGTGTCTGCCGTCGGAGCGGTGGGCAACGTCTCACTGCATAGCTCGAACGACTCCGGATTCTCCAACGAGCCGCCTCCTCAGCCTGATGTTGATTATAGCGATGAGGAGGCTCAACGCCTGCGTGTACCCATCAG TAAATCTGCTCAGCATTCAAACGATCATAAAGCTTACCTGCTCAAAACCCAAAGCTTGAGACGAGGACCCAAACCAAACAATGTAAATGGCTACTTGACGGATGACCAACAACTAATGCTACGGAACATGCTGGAAATGGATAAAGATTCACAGAAAGTGAAACGGACCAAGTCATTTTGGAAATTTGGTCGAACGACGAACGAAGAGATAATGGAGGGTATGTCACTTTGGCAGCATCGTGACATAGTTGATACTGTAccagaatacaagaaaaaactTTTTGTTAAAATCAAGAAAGATCTGAGACCTGCTCCGGAGGTTCCAGAGACAAGGAACCAAATGACTCCAGAAAAGACACCCCCAATTGAAAATGGACAGTCGCGACCACAAGAAACAATTGATAGAAAAGATATAAAAGTTACCAATGGTATTCGTCAAGCAAAAAGTTTGGGCTCAATAGAAAATGAGGAACGGGTTGAAAGAATCAGAAAGAGCGAAGTATACCACCAAAATCAAGCCTTGAATAAAAAAACGTCATCAGAAAAAGTAATCGCTGAAGAAAAATTGGAAGATATAGTACCTCGTAATGAGTCCCGACATTCTGATTTAACAAACACCAGTACTATAAAAACTAATTTCGAGAACAGTTTCTATAACGATGAAAATGGAGAAGGTTTTGTAATGAAGACTGTTAAACGACGTGAAATACTGCAAAGATACGATAATGACAGCGGTTCTGATGTTAATTCGGTAGCATCTAGTACTGATCCGTATGATTGCATCATAGTAGATGATCATATGACGTCTAGAAAACAACAAGAACTTGATAAACGCAGACAAACGCAAGCTATGGAAGATGACTTCAAGAAAAGAAAAGAGAACGCATATATGCCTGAATTTGAAGAAATCGAAGTTACCCCTATAAAACCACATGTGCGTGCAACGCTGTCTTCTGATAAAGCCAAACGATCATCACACGAACACTCTCCTCCTAAAACAATGGAATTCAAAACTTTTAAAGACAATTCAAAAGATGTTAAGACATTTTCTGCGTCTTCGGAGACGTTAAAGTACAAAGACAATGAACCGCTTACTGATCGTTATGGCATTCCCACAGAGCGCAATAATAATGACATAAGAAATGAAAATGCGTACAACGGACGTGACGAAGGAACacttaaatataacaaaaaacgTTCCAGTAAAGAGGAAAAAATTAGACAACCACAGACTTTCGATAATGGACATCACAACAAAAAGGAATACCCACAAGCTGAAATTAGAGCTACAAAGAAAGATATGAGACCGTATGAAAGCAGAGAGCCGAGAATTGATTATTCATTAGAAAGACGTGCAGTACGAAAGGACACAAATCCAAGGGACAACCGGGACCCGAGAATCAAAAACAGGGGGCAGAGAAGCTACGACGATAGTTCACTGCAGTACAACGGACGCACAGACAGATATTACGAGTCAAACATATCCTATTTCAGTGATCAAGAGAGACGTGTCTCACGATACGATTATGAGACAGATTCGAAGAAAGCAGAAAAGACGAAAATGAGGCAAGAAGAAGCGAGGCTAGAGGCCAGGAGGTTGATGGACAGGCGTACTGAGGGGCCATACAGCGAGTCCGATGACCAAAAGTTCAACGAGGCCTTAAAACAACAACGACCACAGTTGCTGCCTCGGACCAAATTGCTCAAGAGACCCGTAGAAGGAGGCGAACTACCCGAAGAGGGCCATACTTTCGGCCCGTGGTATGACTTGTGGGGCCGCGAAACTAGCGTCTACAAATAG